One segment of Castanea sativa cultivar Marrone di Chiusa Pesio chromosome 3, ASM4071231v1 DNA contains the following:
- the LOC142628129 gene encoding F-box/kelch-repeat protein At1g67480 has product MVGFVSGKKRVTKPNMCFTNPVQQNIPTSGKSNPRLCFQVVDDLDSPVIPGLPDDVAKHCLALVPRSNFPAMGGVCKRWRSFIQSKEFISVRKLAGVLEEWLYVLTLDAEEKESHWEVLDCLGQKHCLLPQMPGPLKAGFGVVVLDGKLLVMAGYSVDDGTGSASADVYQYDSCLNSWSKLANMNVARYEFACAEVKGMVYAVGGYGMDGNSLSSVEVYNPDTDKWTQIESLRRPRWGCFACGLEGKLYVMGGRSNFTIGNSKFVDVYNTERHTWCEMKNGCVMVTAHAVLGKKLFCMEWKNQRKLAIFNPDDNSWKMVPVPLTGSSSIGFRFGILDGKLLLFSLQEEPGYSTLLYDPNAAPGSEWKTSDIKPSGFCLCSVTIKV; this is encoded by the exons ATGGTGGGATTTGTGAGTGGAAAGAAGAGAGTGACAAAACCGAATATGTGTTTCACCAATCCAGTCCAGCAAAATATACCCACTTCTGGGAAAAGCAATCCTCGTTTGTGTTTTCAGGTTGTTGATGATCTTGACAGCCCTGTTATACCTGGGCTGCCTGATGATGTGGCAAAGCATTGCCTTGCACTTGTTCCTCGTTCCAATTTCCCAGCTATGGGTGGTGTGTGCAAAAGGTGGAGGTCATTTATCCAAAGCAAAGAATTCATATCCGTGCGGAAATTAGCTGGGGTGCTTGAGGAATGGCTCTATGTCCTGACTCTCGATGCTGAAGAGAAGGAAAGCCACTGGGAGGTTCTGGATTGTTTGGGCCAGAAACACTGCCTTCTTCCACAGATGCCTGGTCCGCTGAAAGCTGGATTTGGGGTGGTGGTTCTTGATGGAAAGCTTCTTGTCATGGCTGGCTATTCTGTAGACGATGGGACGGGCTCTGCCTCTGCAGATGTTTACCAATATGATTCTTGCCTCAACAG CTGGAGTAAATTAGCAAACATGAATGTGGCTCGGTACGAATTTGCTTGTGCAGAGGTTAAAGGTATGGTTTATGCAGTTGGAGGTTATGGGATGGATGGCAACAGTCTATCTAGTGTTGAGGTGTACAACCCAGATACTGACAAATGGACCCAGATAGAAAGTCTTCGCCGCCCAAGGTGGGGTTGCTTTGCCTGTGGGCTTGAGGGAAAGCTGTATGTCATGGGCGGAAGATCAAACTTCACAATTGGGAATTCTAAGTTTGTTGACGTGTACAACACTGAGAGGCACACCTGGTGTGAAATGAAGAATGGCTGCGTCATGGTCACGGCTCATGCTGTGCTGGGAAAGAAGCTCTTTTGTATGGAGTGGAAGAACCAGCGGAAACTGGCAATCTTCAATCCAGATGACAATTCATGGAAGATGGTTCCAGTTCCATTGACAGGGAGCTCAAGTATTGGGTTTCGATTTGGAATACTGGATGGAAAATTGTTGTTGTTCTCACTCCAGGAGGAACCTGGTTACAGTACTCTGTTGTATGATCCAAATGCGGCCCCAGGCTCTGAGTGGAAGACTTCTGATATAAAGCCATCAGGTTTTTGCCTATGCAGTGTGACAATCAAGGTGTAA